Proteins from a single region of Paraglaciecola sp. T6c:
- a CDS encoding divergent polysaccharide deacetylase family protein codes for MLTLLPTSAALSAQIAIIIDDVGNNSHRDAAALGLPINVAISILPHKHLSQKYALMAHEQHREFLLHMPMESMAGIKQESNVLLASMSDKRIVQTLNDAFASVPNALGLNNHMGSRLTQLETPMRTTMSYLHRHGLIFVDSRTTALTRAEAIAKQTKVPALRRHVFLDNDLSEAKIERQFNILVKRARKYGRSLAIGHPHMQTIAYLKKRLPTLAQDDVQLIPLSAMLTPQVDNAKPLHIGD; via the coding sequence TTGCTGACTTTGCTCCCGACTTCGGCGGCGCTAAGCGCGCAGATCGCTATTATCATTGATGACGTTGGTAACAACAGTCATCGAGATGCAGCAGCCTTGGGGTTACCCATTAACGTTGCTATTTCGATTTTGCCTCACAAGCATCTAAGCCAAAAATACGCCCTGATGGCGCACGAGCAGCACCGAGAATTCCTACTGCACATGCCGATGGAGTCGATGGCGGGTATCAAGCAAGAGTCAAACGTGTTGTTGGCCAGTATGAGCGATAAGCGGATTGTGCAAACCTTAAATGATGCGTTTGCCAGTGTGCCCAATGCACTGGGATTGAATAATCATATGGGGAGTCGTTTAACACAGTTAGAAACCCCGATGCGCACCACCATGAGCTACTTACATCGTCACGGGCTCATTTTTGTCGACAGTCGCACAACGGCATTGACCCGAGCAGAAGCTATTGCCAAGCAAACGAAGGTGCCAGCACTGCGGCGACATGTATTCTTGGATAACGACTTATCCGAAGCAAAAATAGAGCGCCAGTTTAATATATTGGTCAAAAGAGCGCGTAAATACGGGCGCTCTCTGGCGATTGGTCACCCTCATATGCAGACGATTGCCTACCTGAAAAAAAGGCTACCAACGTTAGCCCAAGACGATGTACAGTTAATTCCCCTCAGTGCTATGTTGACGCCCCAAGTGGATAACGCTAAACCGCTGCATATAGGTGATTAG